In Thiovibrio frasassiensis, one DNA window encodes the following:
- the bioF gene encoding 8-amino-7-oxononanoate synthase, translating into MVDLKTWLSQQQEKGGLRSLRPVSSRAKGRLTLAGDGNRELIDFSSNDYLALAEHPALIAAAQQALLRFGTGSGASRLMSGDLAVHHELEEAMATLKGKEAALTFGSGYMANTGIIPALMNRHDCVFSDRLNHASIHDGCRLSGARVIRFRHNDLNHLEELLMEKRGTGTALIVVESIYSMDGDRCPLRELVAIKERFGCLLMVDEAHATGVFGAKGGGIIEEDGVSSGVDLAMGTFGKALGSYGAYVAGNREMIDYLLNRARSFVFSTALPPAVAAASLAAVQLIQQEPELRHDLQAKMAYFKGMLRAGGYLADLGPSQIIPIQVGESKAALAKAELLRKERIFATAVRPPTVPEGTARLRFSITRHHSTADLAQAAKALLEVMEL; encoded by the coding sequence ATGGTCGATCTGAAGACCTGGCTCAGCCAGCAACAGGAAAAGGGGGGCCTCCGCAGCCTGCGGCCTGTCAGCTCCCGGGCAAAAGGACGGCTCACCCTTGCCGGGGATGGAAACCGGGAGCTGATCGATTTTTCTTCCAATGACTACCTGGCCCTTGCCGAACACCCGGCCCTCATCGCGGCCGCCCAACAGGCCCTCCTCCGGTTTGGCACCGGATCCGGGGCTTCCCGGCTGATGAGCGGCGACCTTGCGGTGCATCATGAGCTGGAGGAAGCAATGGCCACGCTCAAGGGCAAGGAAGCTGCCCTCACCTTCGGCTCCGGCTACATGGCGAACACCGGTATCATTCCCGCCCTGATGAATCGCCACGATTGCGTCTTCAGCGACCGGCTGAACCATGCCAGCATCCATGACGGCTGCCGCCTTTCCGGCGCCCGCGTGATCCGTTTCCGGCACAACGATCTCAATCATCTCGAAGAGTTACTCATGGAAAAACGGGGCACCGGCACGGCCCTGATCGTGGTGGAGTCCATCTACAGCATGGACGGCGACCGCTGCCCGCTGCGTGAACTGGTGGCAATCAAGGAGCGCTTCGGTTGCCTGCTCATGGTGGACGAGGCCCATGCCACGGGAGTTTTCGGCGCAAAGGGCGGCGGGATTATCGAAGAAGACGGGGTGAGCAGCGGGGTGGATCTGGCCATGGGCACCTTCGGCAAGGCCCTTGGCAGCTATGGCGCCTATGTGGCAGGAAACAGGGAGATGATCGATTATCTGCTCAATCGGGCCAGAAGCTTCGTCTTTTCCACCGCTTTACCACCGGCGGTAGCCGCAGCCTCCCTGGCCGCGGTGCAGCTTATCCAGCAGGAGCCCGAACTGCGCCACGACCTGCAGGCAAAAATGGCCTATTTCAAGGGAATGTTGCGTGCCGGGGGCTATCTGGCGGACCTTGGTCCCTCACAGATCATTCCCATTCAGGTCGGAGAAAGCAAGGCAGCACTGGCCAAAGCGGAACTCCTCCGGAAAGAGAGGATCTTTGCCACGGCTGTTCGCCCGCCCACCGTGCCGGAGGGCACCGCGCGACTCAGGTTCTCCATTACCCGCCACCACAGCACAGCGGATCTCGCCCAAGCAGCCAAGGCGTTGCTGGAGGTCATGGAGCTTTAG
- the bioB gene encoding biotin synthase BioB has translation MNQPPDITELQALPLAELMGQALATKLARRGTSFSLCSIINAKSGRCSEDCRFCTQSAHYQTEAPVYPLLDKAQILTAAREAKKNGAGRFSLVTSGRGLASADLPQMLEIIRTIREEVGIKVCASLGILGEAELRQLKEAGVSRYHHNLETSNEFFPQVCTTHSFSDRVATIKAAQNVGLSVCSGGIFGLGESETDRLSMAMTLAECGIDSVPINVLIPLPGTPCGELPPMPIAEILRSIALYRLILPQAAIRLAAGRESALSDFLSSAFMGGADGMMIGGYLTQRGRSPEADRKFAEDIIQLWSI, from the coding sequence GAACATCCTTTTCTCTCTGCAGCATCATCAACGCCAAATCAGGCCGGTGCAGCGAAGATTGCCGTTTTTGCACGCAATCCGCCCATTACCAAACCGAGGCACCGGTCTATCCCCTGCTGGACAAAGCCCAGATCCTGACCGCTGCCCGGGAGGCCAAAAAAAACGGGGCCGGGCGTTTCTCCCTGGTGACCAGCGGCAGGGGGCTGGCCAGCGCTGATCTTCCCCAGATGCTGGAGATCATCCGCACCATCCGGGAAGAAGTGGGGATCAAGGTGTGCGCCTCCCTTGGCATCTTGGGCGAGGCAGAGCTCCGCCAGCTTAAAGAAGCGGGGGTTTCCCGTTACCACCACAATCTGGAAACCTCCAACGAGTTCTTCCCCCAGGTCTGCACCACCCACAGTTTCTCCGACCGGGTCGCAACCATCAAGGCCGCTCAGAACGTCGGCCTCTCAGTCTGCAGCGGCGGCATCTTCGGCTTGGGAGAATCCGAGACGGATCGACTCTCCATGGCCATGACCCTGGCCGAATGCGGGATTGACTCGGTGCCCATCAATGTCCTCATCCCCTTGCCCGGCACGCCCTGCGGCGAACTGCCGCCCATGCCCATCGCGGAAATCCTCCGCTCCATCGCCCTCTACCGTCTGATCCTGCCCCAGGCAGCCATCCGCTTAGCGGCCGGCCGCGAATCCGCCCTGAGCGATTTTTTAAGCTCCGCCTTCATGGGAGGCGCCGATGGCATGATGATCGGCGGCTATCTCACCCAGCGGGGACGTTCCCCGGAGGCAGACCGCAAATTTGCCGAAGATATCATCCAATTATGGTCGATCTGA